A window of the Brassica oleracea var. oleracea cultivar TO1000 chromosome C1, BOL, whole genome shotgun sequence genome harbors these coding sequences:
- the LOC106330433 gene encoding UPF0603 protein At1g54780, chloroplastic, with protein sequence METILSPRCLSPPLIPKLSSSHQSKHATSSSLALSNPTVLGPKHLSTRFSAKPESWLTDAKQGLAALSLSLALTFSPVGTALASEFNILNDGPPKETYVVDDAGVLSRVTRSDLKKLLSDLEYRKKLRLNFITVRKLTSKADAFEYADQVLEKWYPSIEEGNNKGIVVLITSQKEGAITGGPAFIEAVGEKILDATVSENLPVLATDEKYNEAIYSSAKRLVAAIDGLPDPGGPEVKDNKRESNFKTKEETEEKRGQFSLVVGGLLVIAFVVPMAQYYAYVSKK encoded by the exons ATGGAGACCATTCTCTCTCCTCGTTGTCTATCTCCTCCTCTCATTCCAAAACTATCATCTTCTCATCAATCCAAACATGCTACTTCTTCTTCTTTGGCTCTCTCGAATCCCACCGTCTTGGGCCCGAAACACCTTTCCACTCGGTTTAGTGCTAAACCAGAATCTTGGTTAACAGATGCAAAGCAAGGACTAGCTGCTTTATCTCTTTCTCTGGCTCTTACTTTCTCACCTGTTGGCACTGCCTTAGCCTCTGAGTTCAATATTCTCAACGATGGTCCACCCAAAGAAACTTACGTTGTGGACGACGCTGGTGTTCTTAGTCGAGTTACGAGATCAGATCTGAAGAAACTCTTGTCTGATCTTGAATACAGAAAGAAACTCCGACTCAATTTCATCACTGTCCGGAAGCTCACT AGTAAAGCAGATGCGTTTGAGTATGCAGACCAGGTTCTGGAGAAATGGTATCCTTCGATTGAAGAAGGCAACAATAAGGGTATTGTTGTTTTGATTACTAGCCAGAAGGAAGGGGCAATTACTGGTGGTCCTGCCTTCATTGAAGCTGTAGGTGAAAAGATTCTTGATGCTACCGTCTCGGAAAATCTTCCTG TACTAGCCACAGACGAAAAATACAATGAAGCAATATACAGCAGTGCAAAACGGTTGGTTGCAGCAATAGACGGTCTCCCAGACCCCGGTGGTCCAGAAGTGAAGGATAACAAGAGAGAATCAAATTTCAAAACGAAAGAAGAAACCGAAGAGAAGAGAGGACAGTTCAGTCTTGTCGTTGGAGGTTTGCTTGTAATTGCCTTTGTTGTTCCCATGGCTCAGTACTATGCTTATGTATCCAAGAAGTAG
- the LOC106294682 gene encoding increased DNA methylation 2 produces the protein MSGTGREPVFAEKSEQEKVLISLDTEDDKLFLLHFIIGNYFGPHLHDDDGNKRKQSAFQIQASSNLPTKEELSASLMKRAELERVYYYVLRNADPSLVFNRKVLSRYFNEKRKASNVDFPLFRDLYPFKLHPESRIRNQYKLIKSIVFINDPDTSCMREDCVDRFKLLTGLQSFTLSLNIDVTEVDDEPLETLGTCLEGGPGNHDESEPTLEANGVIIADAQAAQMMGLMDIGECADAYLFRVSLPGVKRDERHFSCEVEDNGRVLVRGVTTTGEKQVHRYSQVFKMKTHNLCPPGQFSVSFHLPGPVHPQEFTGSFGTDGIFEGTVMKKLQKQTV, from the exons ATGAGTGGTACAGGGCGTGAACCCGTCTTCGCTGAGAAGTCAGAACAAGAAAAAGTGTTGATTTCACTGGACACTGAAGACGACAAGTTATTTCTCTTACATTTCATCATAGGAAATTACTTCGGACCACATTTACATGACGATGATGGGAACAAGAGAAAGCAATCAGCATTTCAGATTCAAGCGTCCTCGAATCTCCCAACAAAAGAGGAGCTAAGTGCTTCATTAATGAAACGAGCTGAGCTAGAACGTGTGTATTACTACGTTCTCCGCAACGCAGATCCATCGTTAGTCTTCAATCGGAAAGTCCTAAGCCGATACTTTAACGAAAAACGCAAAGCTTCTAATGTGGATTTCCCTCTTTTCAGAGATCTCTATCCCTTTAAACTGCATCCTGAATCTCGTATTAGGAATCAGTATAAGCTTATCAAGAGCATTGTGTTCATCAACGATCCAGATACTTCTTGTATGAGAGAAGACTGTGTTGACCGGTTTAAGCTGCTCACGGGATTGCAGAGCTTTACTTTGAGCCTTAACATTGATGTAACTGAGGTTGATGATGAGCCCTTGGAAACGTTGGGCACTTGTTTGGAAGGAGGACCTGGTAACCATGATGAATCAGAACCGACGCTTGAAGCAAATGGGGTAATAATAGCTGATGCTCAGGCTGCACAGATGATGGGACTAATGGATATCGGTGAATGTGCTGACGCTTATCTCTTCCGTGTATCGCTTCCTGGTGTGAAAAGAGATGAAA GGCATTTTAGCTGTGAAGTAGAAGACAATGGAAGAGTACTAGTTAGAGGAGTTACTACAACAGGAGAGAAGCAAGTTCATCGTTATTCTCAGGTGTTTAAGATGAAGACGCATAACCTTTGCCCACCCGGTCAATTTTCTGTCTCATTTCACCTCCCTGGTCCTGTCCATCCGCAGGAGTTTACCGGCAGCTTTGGAACAGATGGGATATTTGAAGGGACTGTAATGAAGAAGTTGCAGAAGCAAACTGTGTAA